The proteins below come from a single Portunus trituberculatus isolate SZX2019 chromosome 4, ASM1759143v1, whole genome shotgun sequence genomic window:
- the LOC123511555 gene encoding LOW QUALITY PROTEIN: structural maintenance of chromosomes protein 1A-like (The sequence of the model RefSeq protein was modified relative to this genomic sequence to represent the inferred CDS: inserted 1 base in 1 codon), with translation MKAILKYIEVENFKSYRGMYHVGPLKPFTAVIGPNGSGKSNFMDAISFVMGEKTSSLRVKRLSDLIHGASIGQPISRSAHVTAVFEMEDGREKRFTRMVQGSSSDHKINGEVVSSQTYLKELESLGINVKGKNFLVFQGAVESIAMKNPRERTALFEEISGSGALKEEYDRLKGEMLKAEEDTQFTYQKKKGIAAERKEAKQEKEEAERYQRLKDELGEKQVEMQLFRLYHNEKEIAEFEKEARRKHGDLEKVEKKKEKAEEVLKEKKKEQTRVSREMAKMEQDNRELESEVNKRRPTFIKAKERVTHMQKKADSARKSLGQAIKAHNAHMDDIRELENELQEVEKKRAEFEDQVSQDSESQGKSVQLEEVQVKEYHKLKNAAARKSAQYLQELDSINREQKSDQDRLDNAQRRTAEIENRLRQKGHELEEAQKRVEKLMDHIRQSETSLEDQKKLRQELVSDVGYSKERITQLQEQLESVTEQLGDARVDKHEDSRRKKKQEIVENFKQLYQGVYDRMINMCQPIHKRYNVAITKVLGKYMEAIVVDTEKTARQCVQYLKDQMLDPETFLPLDYIQAKPLKERLRNIKDPRNVKLLYDVLQYDPPEIKRAVLFATNNALVCETPEDASKVAYDMEDGHRYDAVALDGTFFSKSGIISGGSLDLARKAKRWDEKHLSNLKASKEKLTEELREAMKKSRKESELNTVESQVRGIETRLKYSRTDKETTEKQIAQLQVEIDRLKGELDTFEPQLHDIEKTMSEREALMSDVKEKMNTVEDVVFADFCKSIGVTNIRQYEERELQAQTDRANRRFEFEKQKNRILNQLEFERSRDTQSNVARWERAVQDDEDALEQAKQAEQKQMAEIDKSMRELDKKRSEKLAKKSELDEMDEEIGKARREVGTIAKDIQSVQKQINSTEHKMEQKRGERHSILKQCKMDDILLPMTRGNMEDIENEGREAGESTLEYSXGMNTQMMYEKESRIVMDYSLLSETHKELDDADDVHKAEKRMQKHINDLMNTIQRIQAPNMKAMQKLDLAREKLQETNSEFDNARKRAKKAKQAFERAKKERYDKFMAFFEHVSNEIDGIYKALAKNPSAQAFLGPENPEEPYLDGINYNCVAPGKRFQPMSNLSGGEKTIAALALLFGIHSYQPAPFFVLDEIDAALDNTNIGKVASYIREKKEQLQTIVISLKEEFYQNADALVGICPDPGECLISKVLTLDMEWYPLQKVPETVGPFGPQ, from the exons GCAAGTCAAATTTCATGGACGCCATATCGTTCGTGATGGGAGAGAAGACGTCCAGTTTACGAGTGAAGCGACTGAGTGACCTGATCCACGGCGCCTCCATCGGCCAGCCCATCTCCCGCTCCGCCCACGTCACCGCTGTCTTTGAGATGGAGGACGGCCGGGAGAAACGGTTCACTCGCATGGTCCAGGGCTCCTCCTCAGACCACAAGATCAATGGAGAG GTGGTCAGCAGCCAGACGTACCTGAAGGAGCTGGAGTCGCTGGGCATCAACGTGAAGGGCAAGAACTTCCTAGTGTTTCAGGGAGCTGTGGAGTCCATCGCCATGAAGAACCCCAGGGAGAGGACCGCACTGTTTGAGGAGATCAGCGG CTCTGGTGCCCTGAAGGAGGAGTATGACCGTCTGAAGGGTGAGATGctgaaggcggaggaggacacACAGTTCACCTACCAGAAGAAGAAGGGCATCGCtgcagagaggaaggaggccaagcaggagaaggaggaggccgaGCGCTACCAGAGACTCAAGGATGaactg GGAGAGAAGCAGGTGGAGATGCAGCTGTTCCGCCTGTACCACAATGAGAAGGAGATAGCGGAATTTGAGAAGGAGGCgcggaggaagcatggggacttggagaaggtggagaagaagaaggagaaggcggaggaggtgctgaaggagaagaagaaggagcagacCAGAGTGTCCAGGGAAATGGCCAAAATGGAACAGGACAACAGGGAACTG GAGTCCGAGGTGAACAAGCGACGCCCAACATTCATCAAGGCGAAGGAGCGGGTGacacacatgcagaagaagGCAGACTCGGCGAGGAAGTCCCTGGGTCAGGCCATCAAGGCGCACAACGCACACATGGATGACATCAGGGAGCTGGAGAACGAACtgcaggaggtggagaagaagagggcagaGTTTGAAGatcaggtgtcccaggattcagAAAGTCAAG GCAAGAGTGTACAGCTGGAGGAGGTACAAGTGAAGGAGTACCACAAACTAAAGAATGCGGCAGCCAGAAAGTCGGCTCAATACCTCCAGGAACTTGACTCTATCAATCGGGAGCAGAAGTCAGACCAGGACCGCCTCGACAATGCCCAGCGGAGGACGGCAGAGATTGAGAACAGGCTGCGGCAGAAGGGACACGAGCTGGAGGAGGCACAGAAGAGGGTGGAGAAGCTCATGGACCACATACGCCAGTCGGAAACTTCTCTTGAAGATCAGAAGAAGCTCAGAcag GAGCTGGTGTCCGATGTGGGTTACAGCAAGGAGAGGATCACACAGTTGCAGGAGCAGTTGGAGAGTGTGACGGAGCAGCTGGGTGACGCACGGGTGGACAAGCACGAGGACTCCCGCCgcaagaagaagcaggagattGTGGAGAACTTCAAGCAGCTGTACCAGGGAGTGTATGACAGGATGATCAACATGTGCCAGCCCATCCATAAGAG GTACAATGTGGCCATCACCAAGGTGCTGGGCAAGTACATGGAGGCCATCGTGGTGGACACGGAGAAGACGGCCCGGCAGTGTGTGCAGTACCTGAAGGACCAGATGCTGGACCCTGAGACCTTCCTGCCACTGGACTACATCCAGGCCAAGCCGCTGAAGGAGCGCCTCAGGAACATCAAGGACCCCCGCAACGTGAAGCTGCTGTACGATGTGCTGCAGTACGATCCCCCGGAGATCAAGCGGGCTGTGCTGTTCGCCACAAACAATGCGCTGGTGTGCGAGACGCCGGAGGACGCCTCCAAGGTGGCCTATGACATGGAGGACGGCCACCGCTACGACGCTGTGGCCCTCGACGGAACATTCTTCTCCAAATCCGGCATTATCTCTGGCGGCAGCTTGGACCTGGCACGCAAGGCCAAGCGGTGGGATGAGAAGCACCTGTCCAACCTGAAGGCCTCCAAGGAGAAGCTGACGGAGGAGCTGCGGGAGGCCATGAAGAAGTCCAGGAAGGAGTCTGAGCTGAATACTGTGGAGTCGCAGGTGAGGGGCATCGAGACCCGCCTCAAGTACTCCCGCACCGACAAGGAGACCACGGAGAAGCAGATCGCACAGCTGCAGGTGGAGATTGACCGGCTGAAGGGGGAGCTGGACACCTTCGAGCCACAGCTGCACGACATAGAGAAGACCATGTCGGAGCGGGAGGCGCTGATGAGCGACGTCAAGGAGAAGATGAACACCGTGGAGGACGTAGTCTTCGCAGACTTCTGCAAGAGCATCGGTGTGACCAACATCCGGCAGTATGAGGAGCGGGAGCTGCAGGCGCAGACCGACCGTGCCAACAGACGCTTCGAGTTTGAGAAGCAAAAGAACAGAATCCTCAACCAGCTGGAGTTTGAGCGGTCCAGGGACACACAGAGCAATGTGGCGCGCTGGGAGCGGGCCGTGCAGGATGACGAGGATGCCCTGGAGCAGGCCAAGCAGGCTGAGCAGAAGCAg ATGGCAGAGATAGACAAGTCAATGAGGGAGCTGGACAAGAAGCGATCGGAGAAGCTGGCCAAGAAGTCCGAGCTGGATGAGATGGACGAGGAGATCGGGAAGGCGCGGCGAGAGGTGGGCACCATCGCCAAGGACATCCAGAGTGTTCAGAAGCAGATCAACTCAACGGAACACAAGATGGagcagaagagaggagagag aCACTCCATCCTGAAGCAGTGCAAGATGGACGACATTCTGCTGCCCATGACTCGCGGCAACATGGAGGACATAGAAAACGAGGGCAGGGAGGCGGGGGAATCCACCTTAGAGTACT TCGGGATGAACACACAg ATGATGTACGAGAAGGAGTCCCGCATAGTGATGGACTACTCGCTGCTGTCCGAGACCCACAAGGAGCTGGACGATGCCGATGATGTGCACAAGGCGGAGAAACGCATGCAGAAACACATCAACGACCTCATGAACACCATCCAGCGCATCCAG GCGCCTAACATGAAGGCGATGCAGAAGCTGGACCTGGCGCGGGAGAAGCTGCAGGAGACCAACTCAGAATTTGACAACGCCCGGAAAAGAGCCAAGAAAGCCAAGCAGGCGTTTGAGCGAGCCAAGAAGGAACGCTACGACAAGTTCATGGCTTTCTTTGAGCACGTGTCCAACGAGATTGACGGCATCtataag GCTTTGGCCAAGAACCCGTCAGCACAAGCGTTCCTGGGGCCAGAGAACCCTGAGGAGCCTTACCTGGACGGCATCAACTACAACTGTGTAGCGCCCGGCAAACGGTTCCAGCCCATGTCCAACCTGTCTGGCGGGGAGAAGACCATCGCTGCCCTGGCCCTGCTCTTTGGCATCCACag TTACCAGCCGGCTCCATTCTTTGTGCTGGATGAGATCGATGCAGCGCTGGACAACACCAACATTGGCAAGGTGGCGTCCTACATCCGGGAGAAGAAGGAGCAACTGCAGACCATTGTTATCTCACTCAAGGAAGAGTTTTACCAGAACGCTGATGCTCTCGTCGGGATCTGCCCTGAT CCTGGGGAGTGCCTGATCAGCAAGGTGTTGACGCTGGACATGGAGTGGTACCCGCTGCAGAAGGTGCCAGAGACAGTTGGTCCATTTGGCCCCCAG TGA